AACAATAAACTTAATTTACTCCACAAAGCAAAGATTGCAGCAAGAGTATCTAAATCCAGAAGGATTATGGATACCATCACTCTCAACCACAGCCAAACGATCATGCCAAAGAAAAAGAGAGCTATATCTTACCCAAGGAGCAGGCAAAATGCGAGCCTCAACCTGGGCAAGCTTCTCACTGATCTTAATACCAAATTCCTTTGCATATGGGTCATCAGCATAAGCATTGTGACTAACAGTCTAACAAAAGAAAGGATTAGATTATGGCAAATATAATATTGCAAAAGGCCTGATAAAGCTAATATTTGCTCGAGAACATGCCAGAGTAATCAGCAGAGATCTTGACTAGAGATGATTACCAAGTAGTATATGGCATTACAGAAGCACAAACAACAACAATCTTTCTTCAGTCAGAGATTCTCCCACTAAAGGCTTACTCATGTAAAATCTAAACACAACCATTTTCTCAGGGAAGTAACACCTCTAGTGACACGCCGACAAATTGAAACTGGAGTTATTTGATGATGCGCACCAACAGCAGAGATGAATAGTGAAAAGGCAATAGTCAGCAAAAGATGTTTTAATTCACAGTAAACTAACTGGCTAGACACAGCACTAATAACATGGAGATTACAAGGCCTTCCATTCGTATCACCAAGAATATTCTACTAACTAAATTCAGCCTCTACCGAATAACAACAACTCTTAATCCTCATAGAAACAAATATGAATTCGTAGTCACTCATTCCCATTCCCTTCACCACGGTTCAACATTTATATAAACTAGAAGCACGTGGAAAACCTAGAAATTTACTACCATACTGTCATTGTATTCCTCCTCGTGGTAGAAAAACATGTACAGCAAAAAGATCCATTCACAAGCAAATACCACAATTGGCTAGGCAATAAAACTTACTGTCAATGTCTGTCCTAGCTTATGTCACGCATATTTTTTGTCCGTCCCAAAAAATTGATACCTTTATATATCTAAAAACAATTTTATGAACttattattttacccttaatgagatgatttatagcCACACAAATATCTATGGCTTGTTATAGACCGTAAGTCTAAAAAGACTCTCgtcctttattaaaaattttacccAGTCAAAGTGTATCACATCAATTGGGTGAGTAAGATGTAAGAAAGAAAGCAATTACTTCAATGTCCACATAAAGCTACTAACAAACATGGGATATAAATCTCACAGCACTAGCAATGAACCTCATTATTTGGAAAAAAGAGTGTTCAAGAAAACATTTTCAGAAGCAATATCCAACCTGAAGAATATCACCCTCTCTCTCTTGCGGACGCTGGCAGGTCACTTTCAGAAGTGCTGTTATCTGCCTCTCATTCAAGCGTTTTGAGTATCTCTGCCCCTCCACAATCTTGCAGACCTGGAATCAAGCTATGTAAGCACACAAAATATACAGAATACTTGGAAAATGACTAGTTAGCAAAGAGAAAAAGGCATCCACCTCCATTGGCAAATAGTTTGGCCTTTGTGTATTTCCAACTTGAAGACAAGGCAACTGAGTATGTTGAATGACAAAGCCATAGGTTTCTCTAAAATATTCCACAACAGCTTTCATCGTACCTCTTTCATCAACAGGGAAACTAcccaaacaaataaaatacaaggaTTAGCATGATGAGATAATCCCGCATATAGACAACAGAACATCAAAGATCAGATGGCACACCACTAACTTCACCGATAGACATGATACAAACAGAGGAACTTGTTTCATCATAACTACAGACTAAGCAAAATACATACGTTAACTCTCTTGTTGCTTGTGAAGTCAATCCCGATATGCGGTATTTCCTCCTCATATTCCCACGATGAGTGACCTCCACCTTTACACCTCTCAGGGCCTTCTTTATCTGCAGTTCAATAAGGTTAaaaacaaaattagaaaaaaaacctGCAAAATCAAAAAGTAAATGGCCCTAGTATACGATGAATGTATCTTTTAGATGTTGTTAGAAATAAATCTCTAACTGGataaaatgatatctaaaagaaACTGCAGGAGACATACATTTACAACAGAGAAATATGCAATGTATAACACCATTTTAGGCTCATATTATGTCTGTGAAAAGAAAAATCTTTCTTATTTGAAAATGATCCAAACTAAGTAGGAAGATTCCTAGCCAGCTAAATAGCCAGCTAAAGCATCATAAAAGACGGAAAACTGAGGGGGAACGGAGGTAGAGGAAGCACTCTACTACATAAAATGCATTATGTAAGAAATCCAACTTTCAGCTCGATTGTTGTGAACAATAAAAGAATCAGGTACACTACGAGACTATTATGAATAAGATCATCATATGCCGAAACCAACCTTAACCCGATCAGCATCAGACAATGGTCTAGAAGATACATCCCGATTCAGAAGCTGGCTCACAAAGTCAATGACTGGCAGTGGCTCAATGAAAGCTGTGGAAGACATATCTGTAGAAGGGCACAATGATGAGAAACATGTATTCAGTACAGGCATGCATCGCGGAAAAAGCAATGTGCTTGACTGATAACCAGTTAGAAGTTCTACAGCATCCAGAATTTAATAGTCATACAAATTGTGCTGACCAATATTCAGCGACAGTCCCATCTGTGTTGGACGAATACTTTGATAGAAGCCACGCCAGCTCTCTAAACCTTCACCTAGCGGTTGTCTTCGTCCTAAATCAGGGGAATAGAAAGAACGGCCCACGGGACAATACCTGCAGTAAACAATGAATTAAGGAGAAAAGATAATCACAATAAATCAACAATTCATAAGGAGTCAATACTTGTGACGAACAGAAACTAGAGCAGGTAAAAGATACATACCTACTCGTTGGCAACTCACGCAGAACAATATCCAGAACCTGGAGGGCCTCTTGGGGTGCATCAGCCTGCCTCCCTTGTAAGAACATCCCCAAGTGATGAAGATCAGCACGCGCAGCCAGCTTGATCACAACTTTAAACTCCCTTTCTCTCCTGCCCACACAAATAAGAAAAAGGATACATTAAATACTGCTAAAAAAGGTGTATGACTTCTTAAAACCCATAGGAACACACCTAGCACCACCAGgcccatcatcatcatcaagaagagtgattttaaaatctttttgaaCAAAAGGGAGGGGCCCTGCAGTGTATAGACTTTTTCTTCCATCATAGGCTGGAAGCCTCTTCCCAAGATGGGACTCTCTGTACAGCTTTACCAGCTGCTCCATAACAGCACGGTTGACACCACGAGAGGATACTTCTGGAGTAATTGAAACCTGGAATCCATTAGAAAGGATGAAAACAATATCAGGCTAAGACCCTCAATAAATAATTCAAGGAAGATCATAACTAAAAGAACTAGCAATGCTTGAGCACTCACATCATACTGGTGCAAGTCTTTGTCAGGTAACTCAGCAAAGAAATGATTGGCCTTAACAATGCACCTAGTGCCCTTATTACCCTTTCCAGGCCGAAGTGGAAACCTCATTGACTTGCTAGACGCGGGTAATGATTGAGTTGCAGCAGGTTCTGGTTGCCCAGCAAGTTGCTGGAACTGCTGAGTAACTTGATGTGTTGTTGGTTCAGGAGGCTGAGATGAGGAGCCAGCCTCTGAGTATGTTTCTGACGGTCTTCCATATGGTACAGGCTGATGTGAAGTCTCGATAGCTTGGTGCTGCTCGGGAACTGGTGACATCGAAGGGCCACCCAAAGGCGCCCCTCGGCCACCCATACCACCACGGCGCTGGGGTTGTCCTCCACCTCGTTGATACTGCTGAGTTCCCCTGCCCTGTTGATAGTATACAGGGGGGCCGCCATAGGACTGTTGAGGGGCCATTCCACCACGTGGAGCTCCACCACCACCTCGGCCCCCATATCCTCCACGCTGAGGTCCCCCCCAACCTCTTCCTCCACCTTGTTGCTGCTGTTGTGATGGGCGTTGGACACCACCTCGTCCCCCTCCAGTTTCTGGGGATTCAGAACTCTCAGCACCACCAGGAACATCAGTTCTTCTCTTCCGCACCATGGTatcaactacaaaaaaaaaatggacaACTATCACTTAAATAATGTTCAAGTAGAGATCAGCCAATAATGTTCAAGAGGTAATCAGCCAAGTTGTCCTTGAGACACAATTAATGAACTCATCGGAAAGCTATCTGGAATCAATCAATGAGCCCTGATGACAGCTTATAGCCTCCAAACCCCCCATATATCACAAACTAATCAACTATCAGTGTGTGTTCAACCAAGCCACTTTTATAGCAAACAGAAACAAAAGATCCACTGTATGACCTCATGCAGCAACAATCTCCTAAAATAATAGGATTCACTACATTCAGTTATGATTCACAGAAGAACAAATCCAAGAGCGTACATTTTATAAACATGGTTGTCCAGCCAACTTATGCACATAGACCAATTCTAGGGGTACTTACTACCTCCCACCGGCACAGGTACCGGATAACACAGTGCACCAAGGTTTGGAGATACGGGAAGAAATCACTCAGTATTTTTAGCCTCCACTGGGATTTGGGAACCTGAAACCTCATGGTTCTTCAACCTACTCCATGGACCACTGGGTcagtaaataattaaaatagagtccaaaagatgatagAGGAAACGAATCCATCTATACTTCCTTACTGCAGTCTATAAAACTTAGGGGTGGCAGTGGAGCGGGGCGGGGCAGGGCAGGCTTTAACTTATGCGGACAGGGCAGTTTGGCTTTAGGCAGGTGCAAGGCgggttgaatttatttttaaataatttggtgTGGGTTTCCTATAGATACATTTATAAAAAGCCACAAACCTTTCCCACATTTAAAATTATACTAAATCAGACAAagaaatcaatgaataatttattagGTAAGTGAGTAATGAtgagtaattaaaaaaaatgcattTTCAGAGTGTAAAGTTAAAAAAGGTGGATTAAAGTTCCCGCTATTGTACTTGGTGTATTaccatattaattttatttattcattactcCTAGTTGGTATAAAATTGagtttaactaatttttttcctTGCTGACTGTAGTAATTAAGTTATACCTAAATTCTTTCCAAATTCAATTGAAGATACACATCACAATAGAAATGGAAACAACTATCATAGTACAACAATGGAATATTAAAATTCCCAGCAAATAGTATGCTTATGACATTAACGGAAAAATGTACTTacgaaaattatgattttcatttttggcaTCAAGCTcagtcaaaaaagaaaaaacaatatgAGGGGCAAGTCAACCACACCATTTAAAAGgggcagcccgatgcactaaagctaccgctatgcacggtgtccggagaaggaccccaccacaagggtgtattgtacgcagccttaccttgcatttctgccagaggctgtttccaaggcttgaacccgtgacctcctggtcacatggaggcaactttaccagttattccaaggctccccttcatccACACCATTTGACATCCCTAATAAAACTaacatattacaacaacaacaagataccAAGTAAAATCCctcaagtgaggtctggggaggttaAAGAGTACCCAGACCTTACCAATACCCGAGAGGTAGAGAATAAAACTaacatattaaagaaaaaaacatacAAGAGATAAACCGCTCAAACACTGCATTAAGTTGGCATACACAACACACACTGCTATATACATAGACGAGAAAGGACAAACCCATCACAACTTCAACAACAACTACAGGGCCTAGGAAACACAAACAAAAGTTAAACGAGACAAAAACAGCATAAATGAGCAAAACTCAAAACCAGCGCAACAGTTGAGCGGCGCGGGTTGAAGTCTTCACGAGTCTACGCAGGTTTGACCCGCAACTGCACCGCACCGCACCGTTTTCTATCCCTAATAAAACTAACATACTAAAAAAGAACATACAAACAATAAACAGCTCAAACAACTGCATTCAGTTCACATACACTGctatacataaaagaaaaaggataaacaAAAGTCAAACAAGACAAAAACAGGATAAAAATGAGCAAAACTCAAAACCAGCGCAACAGTCAACCGGGGAGGGTTGAAGTCTTCACGAGTCTATGCAGGTTTGACCCACAACTGCACCACACCGCGCCATTTGCCATCCATAATAAAACTAACATACTAAAAAAAGAACATACAAACGATAAACAGCTCAAACACCTGCATTCAGTTCACGTGCACTGCTATACACACAGAAGAAAAAGGATAAACAAAAGTTAAACAAGGCAAAAAACAGCATAAATGAGAAACTCAAAACCAGTGAAACAGTCAAACGGTGTGGGTTGAAGTCTTCACGAATCTATGCAGGTTTGACCTGCAACCGCACCATTTGTCGTCCCTAATAAAACTAACATACAAgttataaaaagttcaaacaccTGCATTCATTTCACATACACTGTTACATACATAGAAGAAAAAGGACAATCAAAAGTTAAACAAGGCAAAAAAAACAGCATAAAGCTGAGCAAAACTCATAACCAAAGCAACAATCAACTAGATCGATTATCCATTAAACTCAgctaaaacaacaacaattaaAAGCATCAGTTCAACTCCACAACCCTAGATTGCCCAAACAACACAGCAAAAGCTAGATCTAACCAAAAACATTAAATGCTAAACTAACAGCATAGAAACGCATACCTCAAAACAACCGTCGCCGCCGCCGCTGCCAGATAATCGATGTCCGGTGCTTCCACCAACCACGACGGAACCCTACAAAACGCAAAGAGATATAGAGAGAGAAACAACTACACTATAAGTTTTTACAGAGAAAGTGCGTCAGTGGTctgtagagagagaaaaatgacaTGTAGACATCATTTACAGACTCTTCACTTATTTTATAGCGAGGGAGTAGCTGAGTAGGTCGTTTGAAATGACGATTTAGTCCCTACTCCTTTTCTATTTTCATTATAGGGAACTGGAATCTTATTTTTCTACTAAGGCAAATCTAATTAAAGTTTTGCTAAATCTGTTGAAAAAGATTTTTAAGGCAAGTTATGAGGGATTAATTACGTAAGAATTAATAGTATAATGATTATTTTTGTTGACTACtatttgattttatgtgttgTATACTCTCTCTATCTTGTTTTActtgtcccaaattttctaatttgatttttcattttactacTTGTCATTTTCCACAAATAAGAGACAATTTTTTCCATATATTTagcctttgcattaattattttttctttaaattaaatcaTTTAATAGGAATACTGTGGTAAACTAaccatattatttttattaattagtgTGTCAAGTTAAATTGGAATAAGTAAAGTAAGACGAAGGAAGTATTAGTATAAGATATATAATGTAAACcgtcttttatatttttaataaaaaaaactttgCTATTATAAGGGTTTAGTTTGGTCATTTGAGAAAAGTCATCTAacattttctttatgattttccATCCAATATTTTATATCAGTATTGAAACTTGGATTAATTTAAATTGTAGtgcaaaattaatttttgggatGACACTCTTAACGAGATTTTTTTCATACTCAAAAAGTAATGTAGTATTACTTACGAATCATTTGGTTGTTGATACTTATACACATAAGCATATTTGTAATGTAAAATTAGTTAtgtatgaaataataaaaaaattattgcataGCTTATATTACCATACATATATTTTACGTATGAGAAACATAAAAAGTAGCGATCgagaattaattaaatattaatttctaTGTGGAGGAggtaaaattatttaaattataaatcggATAAAGAGGTAAAAACTCCTAgtgaaagataaaaagaaaaacttatgtTAAATTTTATACGAAGATTATCCATAAAAAATGTATACCCAACTCTAAggtaaaattattcaattttcacttttttatcgatctttttggatttttgtgtCGCACACAAATGTATATTGGAAGTTTTCTTTTGTCCTAGATCATTGGTTCTTCTTGCTTTTATCATTAACAAGAAACAatattttataattctatcggCCAATAACTTTAGAATTAGAATATACATTCCATTACTTGACTTGATACACAAAATACACAAATCCAAAAAATTATAGCAatgaataaatctaaaagtataattataattttgcattccaataactaaatataaatatacaaaaaaggACCAAACCAataatttaatcataatttatccCCTACTAAGGACATATATATGTTGCATGATAGGCCACTACTTATCTCGATtgctaagaaaaaataatgaacaaCCACAAATGACATGTACAATGAATATGAATCTCTGCTGACTTTCTTGAAGCTATGCATGTTGGAAAAAATCTCAATTATTTAATTAGAATAAACTGAGTCAATTATAAAAGGGTTATTTTTGTTCAAACGTAATGACGGACAAATATTGTGATATGTGTGGGACAGGAGTGTAAggaagatgattttttttttattttaaatgaaacATAATTTTATTGATGAATACTTGTAAGTATATTTTGCGtatttttttacttctttcactAAAACAtttttgtagtttgaaaatcGTTAATAGCATATTTTTTGAACATAAAATAATACGAACTCAGAATCTCTTTGATTATATCTGATCGTCAAGAACATCTGACGTACTTTCACCGTCAGATAAGCTATGATATgcaaagataaaattaaaaatcactaACCCAATATCATTCCCCTAACTATTGATGagaaaattaatatcaaattctTTGTATTAATTCTCACTTTGTTTTCTAAAGTCATGGACTTCGGACAAATTTGtttcattaattaaataaaaaaaaaagtagatcaCTTCATTCGAAAACATGTTAAAAAGCTAATAACCAACAAGCTAGAATCTCATTAATGTTAATCATTTAAGTAAAGACGTAGGAGTGTTTGAAAATATA
The Capsicum annuum cultivar UCD-10X-F1 chromosome 6, UCD10Xv1.1, whole genome shotgun sequence DNA segment above includes these coding regions:
- the LOC107875839 gene encoding protein argonaute 1 codes for the protein MVRKRRTDVPGGAESSESPETGGGRGGVQRPSQQQQQGGGRGWGGPQRGGYGGRGGGGAPRGGMAPQQSYGGPPVYYQQGRGTQQYQRGGGQPQRRGGMGGRGAPLGGPSMSPVPEQHQAIETSHQPVPYGRPSETYSEAGSSSQPPEPTTHQVTQQFQQLAGQPEPAATQSLPASSKSMRFPLRPGKGNKGTRCIVKANHFFAELPDKDLHQYDVSITPEVSSRGVNRAVMEQLVKLYRESHLGKRLPAYDGRKSLYTAGPLPFVQKDFKITLLDDDDGPGGARREREFKVVIKLAARADLHHLGMFLQGRQADAPQEALQVLDIVLRELPTSRYCPVGRSFYSPDLGRRQPLGEGLESWRGFYQSIRPTQMGLSLNIDMSSTAFIEPLPVIDFVSQLLNRDVSSRPLSDADRVKIKKALRGVKVEVTHRGNMRRKYRISGLTSQATRELTFPVDERGTMKAVVEYFRETYGFVIQHTQLPCLQVGNTQRPNYLPMEVCKIVEGQRYSKRLNERQITALLKVTCQRPQEREGDILQTVSHNAYADDPYAKEFGIKISEKLAQVEARILPAPWLKYHDTGREKDCLPQVGQWNMMNKKMVNGGAVNNWICINFSRSVQDSVARGFCSELAQMCIISGMTYNPNPVLPPVCARPDQVERVLKTRFHDAMTKLQPSGRELDLLIVILPDNNGSLYGDLKRICETELGIVSQCCLTKHVFKMSKQYLANVSLKINVKVGGRNTVLVDALSRRIPLVSDRPTIIFGADVTHPHPGEDSSPSIAAVVASQDWPEITKYAGLVSAQAHRQELIQDLYKAWQDPTRGTVTGGMIKELLISFRRATGQKPQRIIFYRDGVSEGQFYQVLLFELDAIRKACASLEPNYQPPVTFVVVQKRHHTRLFANNHRDRNAVDRSGNILPGTVVDSKICHPTEFDFYLCSHAGIQGTSRPAHYHVLWDENNFTADALQSLTNNLCYTYARCTRSVSIVPPAYYAHLAAFRARFYMEPETSDGGSVTSGAAPNRGAVGRSTRAPGAGAAVRPLPALKENVKRVMFYC